ACATTATTAGTTGAGTTATGAATGAAGATTTAGGAGTTAAATATTGACTACTTAACTCCTAAATCAAGTATTTTTAATATTATAATCTTGAAGTAACGATATCTCTAGGAAGCGTATGCTTCACATCATAAACTACAGTATTACTGTTAGTGAATGAGCTCCAGTTCATATCTTGGAACTGATCATGAGCAACTGCAGCGACAACACTTTCGTATGGACCTTTTACGCTATCGATTAATTCGATACCATATTCTTCCATTACTTCTTCCTTATCTGCATTTGGATCATATACATCAACAGTTAGACCATAATCCTGTAATTCACGAATTACATCAATAACTTTTGAATTTCTGATATCTGGACAGTTTTCTTTGAAAGTAATACCCAAGATTAATGCCTTAGAGTTCTTTACAGTGTGTCCGTTATGAAGCATTTTCTTAACTACTTCAGAAGCAACATGAGAACCCATAGAATCGTTGATTCTACGTCCTGCAAGAATTACTTCAGGGTGATATCCTAGTGATTCAGCTTTATATGTTAAGTAGTAAGGGTCTACACCAATACAGTGACCACCCACTAAACCTGGTCTGAAAGGAAGGAAGTTCCACTTTGTACCTGCAGCTTCCAATACATCGATCGTATCAATACCGATTTTATCAAAGATTTTGGATAACTCATTAACAAAGGCAATGTTTAAGTCTCTTTGAGAGTTTTCGATCACTTTTGCAGCTTCAGCAACCTTAATACAAGATGCTTTGTGAGTACCTACAGTAACGATTGATGCATATAAAGCATCTACTTCGTCAGCAATTTCAGGAGTAGATCCCGAAGTTACTTTCATGATATTATGAACACGGTGAACATGGTCACCTGGATTAATTCTTTCTGGAGAGTAACCTGCGTAGAAGTCTTCATTAAACGTCATACCAGATACTTTTTCTAGTACAGGTACACATTCCTCTTCAGTACAACCAGGGTATACTGTAGATTCATAGATAACGATATCGCCTTTTGATAATACTTTTCCAACCGTCTCAGATGCTTTTTTCAAAGGAGTAAGATCTGGAGTTTTGTATTTATCGATTGGGGTAGGAACCGTTACAATATATATCTGAGCATCTTTAATGTCTTCTAAATTAGAAGTATACGATAATCCTGATGCTTCTTTTAATTCTTCTGAAGTAACTTCTAAAGTACTATCTGTACCTGCATTTAATTCGTCAATTCTTGGTTGGTTAATATCGAAACCTACAATGTCAAAACCATTTTTTCCAAATTCTACGGCTAAAGGAAGACCTACATAACCAAGACCAATAACTGCGATTTTTTTATTTTTAATTTCCATAATATTCTTTATACCATTTAACGAATTGACTAATACCTTCTTGTATACTTGTTTGTGCCTTATAGTTAGTATACTTAACTAGTTTTGAAGTGTCTGCATAAGTGGTTGTGACATCTCCAGGCTGAGCTTCAACAAAATCTTTATCGATTACTGTGTTGAATTCTGATTCAAGAGTTTCTATAAAATGTAATAGATTAACTGGTTTACCGTTTCCGATATTAAACACTAAATTAGTTCCATCGATTTTTTGAACAGAAACTTTTTCAATTCCGTTCACGATGTCACGAATATAAGTGAAATCTCTTGATTGATTACCATTATTAAATACTTTAATGGTGTCATTTTTCATCACAGCTTTTGAAAAAATCATTGGTGCCATATCAGGGCGTCCCCAAGGACCGTAAACTGTGAAAAACCTTAATCCTACAGTCTGTATGCCATAAAGGTGAGTATAGGTATGTGCCATCAACTCGTTACTTTTTTTCGTTGCAGCATATAAACTGATCGGCTCATCCACTCTATCTTCTTCAGAGAAAGGTACTTTGCTGTTTAAGCCATATACACTTGAACTTGAAGCATAAACTAACTTCTTGATATCATGATTTTTACAACCTTCTAACATATTTGTAAAAGCCATAATGTTAGAATCAATGTAAGCTTGAGGATTGATTAATGAGTATCTTACTCCTGCCTGAGCTGCCAAATGTATCACTAAATCAAACTTGAAGTCTTCAAACATTTGTGCAGTCCTTTCTTTATCAGAAAGGTCAATTCTTAAGAATTTATAAGCGTCATACGTAGTACTTTGTACCCATTTGAACCACTCAATTTCTTCCTTTTGGATACCTGTATCGGCTAATCGATCATACTTTAAACTGACTTCATAATAATCATTGATATTGTCAGCTCCGTAAACTGTATGACCTTCATTCAATAATTTTTTAGTTAAATGATAGCCTATAAATCCTGCTGTTCCAGTTACTAGAATATTCATCACTAAATTATTTATTGTTTTTTACACCACAGAAATCTAACTCGATTTGACCATTGTGAACTTCAACAGTCTTAAACTCATCATGAGCAACTAAATAACAAATGATATCAGCACTTTCAACGGCCTCTTTGTAATCTGTTAATTTATATACTGGGTGAGACTCAACATTAGGTTCAACAACAAAGAAATTAGCTTCCGCATTTGCATCTTGCAAGACCTTTTGAGCTATATATTTTGCAGGTGATTCTCTTAAATCATCAATATTTGGTTTAAAAGCCAATCCCATTAAAGCAATATTTGGCTTTCTATCATGCTTTAATTCGAATTCTAATTTTGCAGTTTTAATTTTCTCAGCTACCCAGAATGCTTTATAATTATTGATTTCTCTAGCTGTACCAATAATCTTAGATTCCATAGGGTAATCAGCTACAATAAAATATGGATCAACAGCAATACAGTGTCCACCAACACCAGCACCAGGCTGTAAAATATTTACTCTTGGGTGCTTATTTGCAAGTTTAATTAACTCCCAAACGTTTATACCTGCTTTATCACAGATTAGGGATAATTCGTTAGCAAATGCGATTTGTACATCTCTTGATGAGTTTTCAACAAGTTTACACATTTCAGCAGTTCTAGCATTTGTAGGGTGTAATTCACCTTTTACAAAATTGGCATAAAACTCAATTGCTTTTTGTGTTGATTTCTCATCGATTCCTCCGATAACTCTATCGTTGTATACTAATTCATGCATTACATTTCCAGGTAATACACGTTCTGGACAGTATGCAATATTTAACTTTCCTTTCAATTCAGCTCTTTGAGAGTAAATAAGGTCAGCCATTTTTTCTGTTGTACCAACCGGAGATGTTGATTCAATAATGTATAGGTCATTTTCTTTTAATAAAGGCAAAACTGCTTCAGTCGCTGCTTTTACATAAGAAATATCGGGTTCATTTTTATCTTTAAATGGAGTCGGAACTACAATAAGATATACATTACCTTCTACAGGTTTAGTTCCAGCTTTTAGATAACCTTTAGCTACACCAGTAGCAACAACTTCTTTTAATGAAGGTTCAACAATATGGATATCTCC
The Flammeovirga agarivorans genome window above contains:
- the tviB gene encoding Vi polysaccharide biosynthesis UDP-N-acetylglucosamine C-6 dehydrogenase TviB, whose product is MEIKNKKIAVIGLGYVGLPLAVEFGKNGFDIVGFDINQPRIDELNAGTDSTLEVTSEELKEASGLSYTSNLEDIKDAQIYIVTVPTPIDKYKTPDLTPLKKASETVGKVLSKGDIVIYESTVYPGCTEEECVPVLEKVSGMTFNEDFYAGYSPERINPGDHVHRVHNIMKVTSGSTPEIADEVDALYASIVTVGTHKASCIKVAEAAKVIENSQRDLNIAFVNELSKIFDKIGIDTIDVLEAAGTKWNFLPFRPGLVGGHCIGVDPYYLTYKAESLGYHPEVILAGRRINDSMGSHVASEVVKKMLHNGHTVKNSKALILGITFKENCPDIRNSKVIDVIRELQDYGLTVDVYDPNADKEEVMEEYGIELIDSVKGPYESVVAAVAHDQFQDMNWSSFTNSNTVVYDVKHTLPRDIVTSRL
- the wecC gene encoding UDP-N-acetyl-D-mannosamine dehydrogenase, yielding MKVTVVGLGYIGLPTAALITQNQVHVHGVDINQNVVDTINRGDIHIVEPSLKEVVATGVAKGYLKAGTKPVEGNVYLIVVPTPFKDKNEPDISYVKAATEAVLPLLKENDLYIIESTSPVGTTEKMADLIYSQRAELKGKLNIAYCPERVLPGNVMHELVYNDRVIGGIDEKSTQKAIEFYANFVKGELHPTNARTAEMCKLVENSSRDVQIAFANELSLICDKAGINVWELIKLANKHPRVNILQPGAGVGGHCIAVDPYFIVADYPMESKIIGTAREINNYKAFWVAEKIKTAKLEFELKHDRKPNIALMGLAFKPNIDDLRESPAKYIAQKVLQDANAEANFFVVEPNVESHPVYKLTDYKEAVESADIICYLVAHDEFKTVEVHNGQIELDFCGVKNNK
- a CDS encoding NAD-dependent epimerase/dehydratase family protein gives rise to the protein MNILVTGTAGFIGYHLTKKLLNEGHTVYGADNINDYYEVSLKYDRLADTGIQKEEIEWFKWVQSTTYDAYKFLRIDLSDKERTAQMFEDFKFDLVIHLAAQAGVRYSLINPQAYIDSNIMAFTNMLEGCKNHDIKKLVYASSSSVYGLNSKVPFSEEDRVDEPISLYAATKKSNELMAHTYTHLYGIQTVGLRFFTVYGPWGRPDMAPMIFSKAVMKNDTIKVFNNGNQSRDFTYIRDIVNGIEKVSVQKIDGTNLVFNIGNGKPVNLLHFIETLESEFNTVIDKDFVEAQPGDVTTTYADTSKLVKYTNYKAQTSIQEGISQFVKWYKEYYGN